A single Tamandua tetradactyla isolate mTamTet1 chromosome X, mTamTet1.pri, whole genome shotgun sequence DNA region contains:
- the LOC143671434 gene encoding translocon-associated protein subunit gamma-like, with protein sequence MTPKGDCKEQSKEVLPLQDYNRNLSTRSSVLLFGIASIVPATPIWLHWRIWYMDLFQSAVLCSVRTLVNIHLVALAYQTRKAYKNVKFVLKHEVAQERADAVSKEATRKHSEADSRKMSGQEKDERIFWKQNEVANYEATPFSIFHNSILFLILVIVASLFVMKNFNPTVSYSLSTSASSGLTTLLSTGSN encoded by the exons ATGACTCCTAAGGGTGACTGCAAGGAGCAGTCCAAGGAGGTCCTGCCCCTGCAGGATTACAACCGCAACCTCTCGACCAGGTCCTCTGTGCTTCTCTTTGGGATTGCCTCCATTGTGCCTGCCACCCCCATCTGGTTACATTGGCGAATATGGTATATGGATCTTTTTCAGTCTGCTGTTCTGTGTAGTGTAAGGACCCTAGTAAACATCCATTTGGTAGCCTtggcatat caaactagaaaagcatACAAGAATGTAAAATTTGTTCTCAAACATGAAGTAGCACAGGAGAGGGCGGATGCTGTTTCTAAGGAAGCAACTCGAAAACATTCTGAAGCTGACAGTAGAAAGATGTCTGGAcaggagaaagatgaaagaatcTTCTGGAAGCAGAATGAAGTTGCTAATTATGAAGCTACACCATTTTCCATCTTTCATAACAGCATTCTATTCCTGATCTTGGTCATTGTTGCTTCCTTGTTTGTAATGAAGAACTTCAACCCCACAGTGAGTTACAGTCTGTCTACAAGTGCTTCGTCAGGACTCACCACCCTCCTGTCTACTGGCTCCAATTAG